The Primulina eburnea isolate SZY01 unplaced genomic scaffold, ASM2296580v1 ctg424_ERROPOS1667910, whole genome shotgun sequence genome contains a region encoding:
- the LOC140821108 gene encoding NAC domain-containing protein 83-like isoform X2, with the protein MTDKFSFVKDGVISKLPPGFRFQPTDKEIVFQYLARKIFSYPLPASIIPEIAISGSGPWSFPAGDSDQERYFFINKANYGNQKRIVIPTRAGFWRAIGPEKRIVCSKTMPLVGIKRTLVFYEGKNTRVARTDWIMHEYYITALATAASTIQQKKKISLGSLIPIGNWILCHLSTKKTSDHKGKIDYSAGLGSYSSSSSSSSVDSDSSSILTEVSSDIVSNDETN; encoded by the exons ATGACGGACAAGTTTAGCTTCGTTAAAGATGGAGTTATCAGCAAATTGCCTCCCGGATTCCGGTTCCAGCCGACGGATAAGGAGATCGTCTTTCAGTACTTGGCCcggaaaatattttcatatccACTGCCTGCTTCAATCATTCCAGAAATCGCCATTTCGGGTTCTGGTCCCTGGAGTTTTCCAGCAG GCGATTCGGATCAAGAAAGGTACTTTTTCATCAACAAGGCCAACTATGGAAACCAGAAACGAATCGTAATACCAACTCGTGCTGGTTTCTGGAGGGCCATTGGTCCGGAGAAACGAATAGTTTGCTCGAAAACGATGCCACTAGTCGGGATCAAGAGGACGCTGGTGTTCTACGAGGGGAAGAACACTCGAGTCGCGAGAACTGATTGGATCATGCACGAATACTATATTACTGCCCTTGCAACAGCAGCTAGTACAATCCAGCAGAAGAAGAAAATTTCTCTG GGATCTTTAATTCCAATAGGAAACTGGATTTTGTGCCATTTGTCTACGAAGAAAACAAGTGATCATAAGGGAAAAATCGATTACAGCGCGGGACTTGGGAGTTATAGTTCTTCTTCGTCATCTTCTTCAGTGGATTCTGATTCTTCTAGCATTCTAACTGAGGTCTCTTCAGATATTGTCTCCAATGATGAAACTAATTAG
- the LOC140821108 gene encoding NAC domain-containing protein 83-like isoform X1 — MTDKFSFVKDGVISKLPPGFRFQPTDKEIVFQYLARKIFSYPLPASIIPEIAISGSGPWSFPAGDSDQERYFFINKANYGNQKRIVIPTRAGFWRAIGPEKRIVCSKTMPLVGIKRTLVFYEGKNTRVARTDWIMHEYYITALATAASTIQQKKKISLLQGSLIPIGNWILCHLSTKKTSDHKGKIDYSAGLGSYSSSSSSSSVDSDSSSILTEVSSDIVSNDETN, encoded by the exons ATGACGGACAAGTTTAGCTTCGTTAAAGATGGAGTTATCAGCAAATTGCCTCCCGGATTCCGGTTCCAGCCGACGGATAAGGAGATCGTCTTTCAGTACTTGGCCcggaaaatattttcatatccACTGCCTGCTTCAATCATTCCAGAAATCGCCATTTCGGGTTCTGGTCCCTGGAGTTTTCCAGCAG GCGATTCGGATCAAGAAAGGTACTTTTTCATCAACAAGGCCAACTATGGAAACCAGAAACGAATCGTAATACCAACTCGTGCTGGTTTCTGGAGGGCCATTGGTCCGGAGAAACGAATAGTTTGCTCGAAAACGATGCCACTAGTCGGGATCAAGAGGACGCTGGTGTTCTACGAGGGGAAGAACACTCGAGTCGCGAGAACTGATTGGATCATGCACGAATACTATATTACTGCCCTTGCAACAGCAGCTAGTACAATCCAGCAGAAGAAGAAAATTTCTCTG TTGCAGGGATCTTTAATTCCAATAGGAAACTGGATTTTGTGCCATTTGTCTACGAAGAAAACAAGTGATCATAAGGGAAAAATCGATTACAGCGCGGGACTTGGGAGTTATAGTTCTTCTTCGTCATCTTCTTCAGTGGATTCTGATTCTTCTAGCATTCTAACTGAGGTCTCTTCAGATATTGTCTCCAATGATGAAACTAATTAG